From a single Lolium rigidum isolate FL_2022 chromosome 7, APGP_CSIRO_Lrig_0.1, whole genome shotgun sequence genomic region:
- the LOC124670383 gene encoding probable membrane-associated 30 kDa protein, chloroplastic, whose protein sequence is MARTTSTAPVINSHIFSAPLASKLRLRRQPNVKRYKCNVIRSNLFDRLTRVARSYANAVISSFEDPEKILDQAVLEMNDDLIKMRQATAQVLASQKRLENKYKAAEQADADWYRRAQLALQKGDEELAREALKRRKSYADNASSLKSQLDQQKSVVENLVSNTKLLESKIAEARQKKDTLKARAQSAKTATKVSEMLGNVNTSSALSAFEKMEEKVMTMESQAEALGQLGADDLEGKFAMLETTSVDDDLAQLRKELSGSSLKGELPPGRAAAGSPSRDRDIENELNELRRKAKDY, encoded by the exons ATGGCGAGGACGACGTCAACGGCACCTGTG ATAAATTCGCATATCTTCTCGGCGCCCCTTGCGTCAAAATTGAGGCTCCGTCGCCAACCAAATGTCAAGAGATATAAGTGCAATGTCATACGGAGTAACCTCTTTGATCGATTAACTAGGGTTGCCAGG TCCTATGCAAATGCAGTTATTAGTTCATTTGAAGACCCTGAGAAGATCTTAGATCAGGCAGTTTTGGAGATGAATGATGATTTAATAAAGATGCGGCAAGCCACTGCACAG GTCTTGGCATCTCAGAAGCGGCTTGAGAACAAGTACAAAGCTGCTGAACAAGCTGATGCTGATTG GTATCGAAGGGCTCAACTTGCTCTTCAAAAGGGTGATGAGGAGCTTGCCCGTGAAGCCCTTAAGAGGCGTAAATCATATGCT GACAACGCAAGCTCCTTAAAGTCCCAGCTTGATCAGCAGAAGAGTGTCGTTGAAAATCTTGTTTCAAATACCAAG CTTCTCGAGAGCAAGATAGCAGAGGCCAGGCAGAAAAAGGATACTCTAAAGGCCCGTGCTCAATCAGCCAA GACTGCAACAAAAGTGAGTGAAATGCTGGGAAATGTAAATACAAGTAGTGCCCTGTCAGCTTTTGAGAAAATGGAGGAAAAAG TTATGACAATGGAATCCCAAGCTGAGGCACTTGGTCAGTTGGGAGCTGATGATCTAGAAGGGAAG TTTGCAATGCTTGAGACTACATCGGTTGATGACGATCTTGCACAATTGAGAAAAGAACTTTCTGGGAGCTCTTTG AAAGGTGAACTTCCTCCTGGTAGAGCTGCGGCAGGTAGCCCTTCCCGAGACAGGGATATCGAGAATGAGCTAAATGAGC